A window of the Hordeum vulgare subsp. vulgare chromosome 5H, MorexV3_pseudomolecules_assembly, whole genome shotgun sequence genome harbors these coding sequences:
- the LOC123396844 gene encoding NAD(P)H-quinone oxidoreductase subunit 2 A, chloroplastic-like produces MAITEFLLFVLTATLGGMFLCGANDLITIFVAPECFSLCSYLLSGYTKRDLRSNEATMKYLLMGGASSSILVHGFSWLYGSSGGEIELQEIVNGLINTQMYNSPGISIALISITKEARNPLFDSDSPTPVVAFLSVTSKVAASASATRILDIPFYFSSNEWHLLLEILAILSMILGNLLAITQTSMKRMLAYSSIGQIGYVIIGIIVGDSNDGYASMITYMLFYISMNLGTFACIVLFGLRTGTDNIRDYAGLYMKDPFLALSLALCLLSLGGLPPLAGFFGKLYLFWCGWQAGLYFLVSIGLLTSVLSIYYYLKIIKLLMTGRNQEITPYVRNYRRSPLRSNNSIELSMTVCVIASTIPGISMNPILAIAQDTLF; encoded by the exons ATGGCTATAACAGAGTTTCTGTTATTCGTATTAACAGCTACTCTAGGGGGAATGTTTTTATGTGGTGCTAACGATTTAATAACTATCTTTGTAGCTCCAGAATGTTTCAGTTTATGTTCCTACCTATTGTCTGGATATACCAAGAGAGATCTACGGTCTAATGAGGCTACTATGAAATATTTACTCATGGGTGGGGCAAGCTCTTCTATTCTGGTTCATGGTTTCTCTTGGCTATATGGTTCATCTGGGGGGGAGATCGAGCTTCAAGAAATTGTGAACGGTCTTATCAATACACAAATGTATAACTCCCCAGGAATTTCAATTGCGCTTATATCCATCACT AAAGAAGCGAGGAATCCTCTTTTCGACTCTGACTCCCCCACTCCAGTCGTTGCTTTTCTTTCTGTTACTTCGAAagtagctgcttcagcttcagccacgcgaattctcgatattcctttttatttctcatcaaacgaatggcatcttcttctggaaatcctagctattcttagcatgattttgGGGAATCTCCTTGCTATTACTCAAACAAGCATGAAACGTATGCTTGCATATTCGTCCATAGGGCAAATCGGATATGTAATTATTGGAATAATTGTTGGAGACTCAAATGATGGATATGCAAGCATGATAACTTATATGCTGTTCTATATCTCCATGAATCTAGGAACTTTTGCTTGCATTGTATTATTTGGTCTACGTACCGGAACTGATAACATTCGAGATTATGCAGGATTATACATGAAAGATCCTTTTTTGGCTCTCTCTTTAGCCTTATGTCTCTTATCCCTAGGAGGCCTTCCTCCACTAGCAGGTTTCTTCGGAAAACTCTATCTATTCTGGTGTGGATGGCAAGCAGGCCTATATTTCTTGGTTTCAATAGGACTCCTTACGAGCGTTCTTTCTATCTACTATTATCTAAAAATAATCAAGTTATTAATGACTGGACGAAACCAAGAAATAACCCCTTATGTGCGAAATTATAGAAGATCCCCTTTAAGATCAAACAATTCCATCGAATTGAGTATGACTGTATGTGTGATAGCATCTACTATACCAGGAATATCAATGAACCCCATTCTTGCAATTGCTCAGGATACCCTCTTTTAG